TGGTTTAGGCCTTCCTAATTGAAGGCTGAGCTCTTACACGGTTGTAGGCTGCCCAGATACAGGCTAGGCCAGAATTCTTACTGGCTGATTCCCTTTCCTTTACTATAGCCTGGGATACCTAAGTAGTCTGTAGTAAGTGTGTAATAAGTAGGTAAGTAGTGACTGTAGTCTGaggggctgggctcagcccagAGTGGCAGAAAGCCCACGCTGGCTGCCACAGGAGGGGAAGTGAGACGGAAAAAGGAGAGCAACAAAGGCAGTAGTTAAGTTAGCGGCTGAAAGCCGGTCACTCCTGTGGAAGAGGTGGGAAAGccagagagctctgctgctgatgcagtgacagcagcagcagcagcaggagcagcagggcctcTTCAGAGAAGGTACCATGCACTGGAGCACTTCAGAAGGACCTTTGACACTCCTGTGAACTGGGGCTCTGTCACTGGTCACAAAGATGGGAGCCTGCAGTTCAGCAGCTGGTACAAGCAGCACTGAAACTGTTGATGGCAAATGCTGTTCTCTAGGTTTGATTTATTTGGAGTTTTTATACTTTTGGTGAGCTAGGGTAATTTCTTTGCAATCATGTGATGGGATTGACACTGGTCTCTTTCTGGAGAATGTCCTGATATGTCCTTGGTCTTCCAGAGCTTTGCCCTCTGTTCCTGAGAGACGCAATGGCCACAAGAGGGAACGATTTCTGTGAGTAACAGCTTCACGGTCAGGTTTGGACCTTGTGAATCCCCAGACAAGTGACATGACTGGTGGTCAGATCCCAGAATGATGTGCTCAGAACCCAGAGTGAACTCTGGGATGTTTCCTGAGAGCAGGCAGACTGACCCAGGTGTTTATGTTTAGTGACAGGAAAGCACCTTTTGTCTCTCCTTTCTCAGTGTGCACAAGACTTTGAAACAGGATTGTTTATAGAGAGGGCTGACATCCTTGAGTTAcccttttttttcagtacttgCCTTTTTTCAACAAGTTACAATTAGTTACGACCAGGGAAAACTTGACTTGGTAAATGCAGTCTCCAGCTCTGGTGAGAAAGGAAGATACCTGGAGGCCCAGAAATCAGAGCTGGGGTCTGTTAGACTCTTGGCAAAGCAAGCAGGGGAAGAGACTTTTCCAACCCAGTAAATTTCAATGGCAGCTCTAGGCTTCCCCTGACACGGAGTTGAAGGTTTGAGCTGGTTATCCTGGCTGCTTGTGTAGAAAACTCCAAGTTTAAATCTGCTTCTCTACCTCGTCTCTTTTCAAATGGAATTTCTCTGCAGTCATTGCTGAGGGAATAGCTCCCCCAGAAAGGATCCTGTTTCCACCGGAGAAGATTTACATggtctggcagcagcagcagagtgctgGAGCGGGGCTGTTCAATGTGGGCAACACGTGCTTCCTCAACGCTGTCCTGCAGTGTTTGACCTACACCCCGCCACTGGCCAACTACCTGCTGTCCCGAGAGCACAGCAAGGCCTGTGAGTGCTTTTGGGAACCTCTCCTGAATATGTGTTCATCAAATACCAAAGATTCCCAGAACTTGGAATTAGATTTAGGAGAACAGCAGCCCTTTGTCAGCCCCATGAGTTGATGTTCTTTGAACACTCAAGCCTCTATAGAAGCCACTTGCCCTTGCCAGCTGTCTTACCCTTCATGAAGGCACCTTTTTCTAGATGCAAGTCTTTATTGCGGCAAGTTAAAGCCTCCTGGCTTATTGCACAGAAATCTGTTGGTCCAGCATCCCTCTTAAGAACATTTTCCGCACACTAAAATGTCCTGGGATCGTTGGGTCATTGGGAGGAGTGGAGTATTGTGCTGGagtgaaagaggaggaggaggaggaggatccCACTGCTGTGGATATTTGGCTAACCTAAAGACTTTCCCTGTGTCTCTGTTCAGGTCAGCAGCAAGGTTTCTGCATGATGTGCACCATGGAAGCACACGTTAACAAGGTCTTGCATTCCCCTGTCCGTGCCATCGTGCCTTGGGCTGTCCTCAAGGTTTTTGGACGTAAGTCATGGCAGGTGCTTTTGAcaggttttcttccctttgtgtATGGGACAAGGACAAACTTCTTCTTTCTTAGGCATAGGAGAACATTTTCAGCTGGGTATGCAGGAAGATGCCCATGACTTCTTGTGCTGTACAGTCAATGCCATGCAGAGAGCTTGTCTGAGCGCAAGCAGCGAGTAAGCACAAGGCAATCACCCTCACAAAGCTCGGAGCCCTTTGGACTGCTTGATGTGCCACCATCAAGGGAAACCTAAACCCTGGGCTTTCAGGCCAAGCAAAACACTTGGAGGAGATAACCCTGTGTCTTATCACTTGTTTCCAGCTTGGACCTCTCTTCTGAATCCACTACCATCATCCATCAAATATTTGGGGGCTTTCTGAGATCCAGAGGTACGTTTCCACAGCTGTTACTCTCCTTGACATTGCCCGTGCCCTTCTGTCTGCCTGAGCTCGACACTTGGTCCTGGGACTGGTGGGACAGGTGCAATGTGTAAATGGGCAATGCCAGTCAGCTTGCCATTGCTGAGCATTTGGATTTTCCCTTCCAGTCACCTGCTTCAGCTGCAAAGCCGTTTCTGACTCCTACGAGGCCTTCCTGGATGTTCCTTTGGATATCAATGTAAGAGGCTTTGCGGTTGTGCTTCAAGACATCCCAAGGCCCTGTAGCAGCTTCCCAGAGTCAACACATTTGTCTTAAAAATATAGCCTGTGAACCCAAGAGGTCTTGGTGGTGGGTGGGAAGGGCACTGGATAGTGTCCCCCTGCAGAGGCTGTGGCACTGGGCtctctgcaggtgctgtttttaaGCTGGACAAACAGCAGTTATCCTCTCTGCACCCTTGATACATCGTCATCCTTCTTCTCTTTGCCTGTCCTCCTGTAACACCTGTCTGGCTCCCAGGCTGATGGGTTGAATTGTTGTTTGCACCACTGATGCCCCTGCACACTGTCATTAGTTGAACTGAGCGGGGGCACAGGGACGGAGCTcttgacagctccaggagctgctgggagacGGGGAGGTGTTCAGCGTCGCACTCTCTTTCTGCCTCCTTCTGGATAGGTTCATGGTGGGTCTGTTCAGCATCAGCTACAGGGCTTTTCTGGTCAGCTTCTGGGAAATGCTTTGGTGAGggcatttcctgcagctcagcgTGCACATTTCTCACTCTTACAGGCAGCCTCGTCCctcactgcagctctggaagaGTTTGTGACACCTGAGCAGCTGGATGGtgaaaactgctttaaatgCAACAAGTGAGATGATTACTAAGAACATGCAGAGTAAGACGGGATCCTGTTGGAGGGGGCTGCATGTCATTGAAGAGAAGTCATCTTCTTGTGCAGGTTTACTGCACACAGATGAGATGCAGCTTTTTTGCAAATATGGCAGTGAAGAGCCTTAGAATAACAAAAGCTGTGTGAGACAGGAGAGGTTGCCTGGCCAGCTTGGGCAAAGATTGGGTGCATTTCAGCactgggctgtgtctgtgcttgCTTTCAAGGTGTAAGGAGAAGGTTGCTGCCTCCAAGAGGTTCACAATCCACTGTGCACCCAAGGTTCTGACGGTGTGTCTGAAACGGTTTGACTGTTTGACCGGCGGGAAGATGAACAAGGTGTGTACACAACTGGTGTGCAGCTTTCTTTTCCTAGAGTAGATTTCCTAGAGCTTGTCACAAGCCACTCGTTAGTGATGTTAGTTGTTGGGTAGTAGTTGTCTGTAGGTACAGGTAGTGGTATGTAGTTGGGTTCGTTGTGTTCTCTCCATGGGAGAAATGAATTCCCTTGGGAAGACAGGCCAGCGCTCTTCTCCCACAGCGCTGCTTTGGCCAAGAGCAGTTTCCTGCCACCCAAGGCATTACACCTTGCTTTACGAGAAAGCAGCTGCTCATGAGCCCCAAAGATGTATTTCCACACCTCTGGCCCCTGGATGTGGCAGGCTATTCTCTGTCCCAGGTCAGGGTCACCTCTGAGCCCTCCTGGTGTCTCTGTAGGCTGTGGAGTACCCCGAGTACCTGGATCTCCGCCCGTACATGTCCGAGGCCGATGGAGAGCCCCTCTATTACTCCCTGTATGCTGTCCTGGTGCACAGTGGCGACAGCTGCCATGAAGGACACTATTTCTGCTACACCAAGGTAAACAGCaacttccttccctccttccttcccaacGAGGAGAAGGCGTGCTGGGGAAGAGGAACTTTCCTGTGGGTATTACTGACAGCCAAGGTTTTGGGCCAGAAGGTCTCCTTAGGGGCTGCACTGGATTTCTTTTGGCACACTCTTTGTTAGGTAGTTTTCTGCCCGTGTTTTTGGTGAGAAGCCATGCAGAGAtccttgcctttatttttcacaggCCAGCAACGGGCTGTGGTACCAGATGGATGATGAGTGTGTGGAGCTTCGTAGCATTGACACAGCTCTCGGGCAGCAAGCCTACCTGCTGTTTTATGCCAGGTGAGACaatggaacaggctgcccaaagaagctgtgggtgccccatccctggaagagttcaaggccaggttggatggggcttggaggatCCTGGTCTATTGTAAGGTATTCCTGGCCATGAGAGGGAGTGGAACAAAAGGcgctttaaggtcccttccaaggcaaacAAGTGTGTGAATTTATGGAATGGAGGCTGTAGAAGGTAGAAGGATGAGATtttgctgggacaggagcaggccGGGTGGGAATACTCTGGTTGACCTTTTCATTTGTGACCTTGGCTAAGTCTCTCTGTCATAGAAACCTCTCCAAGAAAATGACTgaagcccagaggaggctgcaaCAACAGCCCTAAAGTGAGatcactctttttttctccagatgcTCTGATCTGAGGCTTGGACAAAAGGCTTCTTCCTCGCTGGCACCATCATATGCCCCATCCATCCTCAGTCAGTGGGCAGCCAGCAGCAAGCCGGTGGCTTCTGTAGTCCCACAGGTTTTGCCTGACAGGACAAAGGTAACTGGGGAGGAGGGTCAGGGCACCACAGGAGCTGTGGATTTCTTTGTAGGATCTAAgcatttctcccttttcccctggCACCCTGCAGCATTCTTCACAGCCACAATGCTGCTTCCTCTCAAAGCATGCCACCTGCATCCATGCCATTTGTGTGCCTTTGGCCCTTTGGCCTTGGCAGCCCTCCAGAAGGGCCTTTGGGAGGCTGTGAAATGTGCCCTCCCAGAGCTTCAGTGGCTTCCTCTTCACTGACTCTGGCCCTTTCaggagagaagggcaggaaCTGTGCACAGCTCTCTTTCCAGGACATGGTGCTGAGTGTGGAAGATCCTGGCCAGGAGGAGGCGCAGAGCGGATCCCCACTGTGGGGCAAGGAAGCCTGCAGCTATGTTATGGACACCACAGGCTGTGATGACGCCACAGGGAGGAACACGGGCCCTCCATGTTTTGGCCATGATCAGCATGTGGATGATGCACCTTCAGGGCCTTCCAACAGGAGCTTGGAGTCGGCGTGTGGACCTGGGGATGCTTGGGAGGAAACCCTGCTGAGGCAGAAAGAGACAAGCAGTTCCGTGTGGAGCGGCTACGACctccacagcagaaaataaattctccCTGTTGTGACCACACCTCCTGTTGACAGTGCAGTTCGAGggccctcctgcagcagcttgaAGCAGGCTCTCATGCTTAAGGCTGGTCAAGAGGAAATCCAACCACGGTGGAGAGCAGAGAAgatccccagagcagggctgtgaccTCCATGGCTGGTCTGTGCAGTGCACAGACCATCCTCGCTCTCTGAGCAAGAGGAGGAGACCAAATCCTCCCGGATGTGACAAAGCCCCAGTGGACCGTGCAGCTTTAGGGTTGTAGTTCATTTATTTAGTTTGGTTAAGGATTTGTTGAAGCTTGTTAGGACGTTCTTCTTCCCCCCTGTTGATTGTATTGGTTAGGCCCCAGTTGTCagttatgtaaacccctcctATTTTACCTGAATGTTCCCTGTCAATCACCTTAGCCCTGCCCCTACCCcctatccatcattgtaaaccccacccCTTCTTCCAGAGCCTTCTGTATCAATCAATTATACCTCCAGGCCCCACTGGTTACTGTATCTTGCTCCCTCCCTCTGTGAATCCCTATTAGTATGGAAGGTGTGATCCTTTCCCCTTACTCCTCCTCTCAAGATTCCCCATTGGTCTACAGTTGGTACCCTCCCCTGGAGGTCGGTCCATACTTAACTCCTTGCACAGCAATGCTCAGGGCTCTCTTGGACCTGGATCCCTTGGAGTGTGGACGCCTCGTTTCCCCGACCTAATAAAACCATTGCTGGGAACTACAATCCAAGAGAGACTCCTCTGCTTTCTTGTCTGCACACCTGACGCCGTGCACCACAGAGCCTGGAGTAGCCCAAGACTCTGGAGGGGTCACTGAGGGAAAAGCCTACTCCCCAGTgattccccactcctggcgtTCATCTGAGCCGGAGTGCAAAGACCACCGTAgagccagccggagctccggTGCAGTACAGCGTCACTTCAGGGCCCTCCAACACCAGCTTCAAACAGGCTCGTGTGTTCAGGGCTGCTCGGGAGCAATTCTGACtgaggctgagggagcagagAAGCTGCCCACAGCTGGGCTATGATTTCTACTGCCGGTTTGTGTGTTTCACCACCGTTCAGTGAGGAAAAGGAGGGTTTGTGTGCCCCAGAGACGCACGTCAGGGAAGCACTCGGAGCACTCTAGGAGTGCTGGTGGCAGATTGTGGCGCTGGCTGAAGCAGAATGGAAAATTAGCACTGCGTTTTTTAGCAAAGGTGTCCTTGTTTTCTACACCCCTTCCCAAAAATGAGGGAACAATTTATTCTAATGGATGCTAATACTACTGACTAGACCAAAAGGCTTTAATTAGGCTAGACTGGAAGGCTGAATAATTCTTTCTTCCtccattattatttattctttaatcCACAGTGTAGGTAATTATTGCTACTTATACAGCCCAGTATTTGGAAGCCATattgaaataattatattaaagcTAGGAAAATAAATCTGGAGACTGATACTGCTCGTCCTTGCCCAGGACCCTGAATAAGTCTCTTTTTCTCAGTCTCAAGGTGGAACCTcgctgggtgtccccagtgaAGGGAGGAATCTCCCACCACACTCTGAGAAGGGGAATGTTAGAAGTGTGTCCTGTTaaagagcaggacagggctTTTACAGTCTGAAGCCATGGGCTGTGAGTCAGGGGGtgctcagggagctgtgccagctggagcagaACACTGTGCCTGGGCAGGGATTGAGCTGCTGCAGCCGTGTCCTGTTTACTCCTCACCAGGAATGGCTTGAGCAAGGAGGGTCTCCTGTTTTTAGTATTAAAGAAAGTACACTAAATGCAGAGGTGGCTTTCTCCGTGCTGCTTGGGAAGCGGCATGTGAACCACAAGGGAACCAAGGAGAGATTCTCAATTCCAGAagcactgctgagcacagcctctcctgactccagctgggctccagcccctgAGGTGACCTGAGCTTCCAAGCAGAGGGGCCAGAGCCTCTGACCTGCATTGAGCAGGCCTGCCACAGCTCCATGTCACACTGAGCACTGCAGTGTCCAgccttcccctgctgcagccagtcccttcccaggctgttccaatcTCCACCTCCACCTTCCAGTGGCATGGAACGCTGCTGAGCACATCCAGTGCTCCCTCTGacctgcagggagaggaagaCTCCCTCATTTGCTGTTGTGGCCAGTGGCTCCTGTCTGTGACAGATTCTGTGTCCTGCTCCGTGCCCCCCTGCACCGGCCAGGCTGGCTCCGTGCTGCTGGGCCTCTCACACCTGGTGTCAGCCTGGCCATGTCTCCCTGAGGGGACAGAAGGAGTCCCTGGTGCCAGCCCTCgcaggttcccctcagggggcTGAAGGGCCGCGGTGCCAGCCTGGGCGGGTTCCCCTCAGGGGGCTGAAGGGCCGCGGTGCCAGCCCTCgcaggttcccctcagggggcTGAAGGGCCGtggtgccagcctgggcaggttcccctcagggggcAGGCGGGCCTCTTGAGGGGCCCTGTACGCTGTTGTGTAGAGGTTTGTAAATCTCAGACTTGTTCCCTGTGGCGAGAGGTGTTCCGGGCAAGAGGGCTCGGGGccatgcaggagctggagcagttccCACAGGAGCCCCACCTTGCAGCGCCGGCGGGCACAGCTTTGTCACAGCTGAAGTTACATTCCCCACACAGGCTCCGTGCTGCTGGGCCTCTCACAGTGCCTCTGAGCAAGGCTCCAGCTGAGCTCTCAAAAGAGCCCCAAAAAGAGCCCCAGTTCCCCAAAAGAGCCCCGAAAAGAGCCCCAGTTCCCCAAAAGAGCCCGGTGCTTCTGCGGTTCCCCTGAAAGGGCTGAAGGGCCTCGGTGTCATCCTGGCCATGTCTccctgagggggcagaaggGACCCCTGGTGCCAGCCTGGGCGGGTTCCCCTCAGGGGGCTGAAGGGCCGCGGTGCCAGCCTGGGCGGGTTCCCCTCAGGGGGCAGGCGGGCCTCTTGAGGGGCCCTGTACGCTGTTGTGTAGAGGTTTGTAAATCTCGGACTTGTTCCCTGTGGCGAGAGGTGTTCCGGGCAAGAGGGCTCGGGGccatgcaggagctggagctgttcccaCAGGAGCCCCACCTTGCAGCGCCGGCGGGCACAGCTGTGTCACAGCTGAAGTGACATTGCCCACACAGGTTTTTGGATCCTCATCTGAGGCTGCCGTAGGACTTGCAGGGAAAAAGGGCAACTGTTGCCTAGTTGGAAGTGAGGCTGAAAGCATAATTCCTAAATTAACATCaatgcaaatgaaataaattattccagTGCTGCCTTGGTGGTTCTGGtccctcctgcctgtgcctcaggctctccccagcaggggagagTGTTTGGTGGGCCCTGATCTCCAAAAATCCATCTTTGCTGTTGCAGTGTGTCACTGCCTTGTGATAGAACTTGGTGAAACTTGCtggcccaggctgggcaggggccaAAGCAGGCAGTTCAAATAGGGGTGATGCCTTTTGGGACTATGTgaaaacagaggccagacaaaatCAAGGGAATACaaagcagttctgtttattgaagggccttcaggtacatttCAGGCAGACAAAGCCCCCACAGGGGCTACACCCAAAACTGGTTAATCTTCCatttacagcttcaggtaatgaagtaatttttctcCAGTTTGTTCTCCCCAACTCACTTTAGTTTCCCTCTCTcagggcctgaggcagtgaggtttCCTTGATTCGCAGGCCtagagaggaattgttttgtctgaccaaaatggGAAAGCATCAGCTGACATTGTATATGGAGTTTAGAGTTATACACTGAAGAATCGCAGGATtacaaatacacaaaaaatagagaagctaaaatcctaaggcatcagGGGTGAATAGCAACCAGCTGCAACCTTGGAGCATGAGGAGCATCAAGTGCCTGACTGCTCAGAGGCTGCTCAGAACTGCAGGCTTCCAGAGCATGGCCCCAAACCACGTGGGTCAGGTGCAGCAGGAACAAAACTGCCTCCAGCAATCTTGAGTGGCAATCTGGCTAAAGCTTTGTCTGCTCAAACCTAGCCTAAGCCAGGCTGGAGGAAGAAGTAAATGTGAAGCTGCTAAAAAGTTGCCcaagagaggcagcagctgtgtgggggCCTGGCAGCCGAGGTTCACCCAGCGCAGCCTTTAGAGGGTCTCTCTGGTGGTACCAGTCCAGGGTCAGCCTGTGGGTGTATGTTGAGGGCAGATAAAATTCACTGGAAATGACCCTGTGAGAGCTTGTGTGCTTTGCCACATGAGTCTCAGAGGCACAGGACTGTGCCTGGGAGGAGTGCAACAGAATTCCTCAGCAGCCTGTGTGGCAGACAGAAGTGTGAGCAGGCTTGTGACAGCTGTGGGCAGGCCTGTACTCACTGGGCTCTGTGCTTTGGGGAAGgagtggcagctctgcaggcagtgAACCCCTCAtcatcagcagcacagggggagTTCCAGCGACTTCCACCTGTGCGAGGAGCCATGTGGGTTCCTGTGGCCAGGAGCCATGTGGTTCTGTGACGTCAAGGGGACACATCCCTGTGTGGCCCCCATGtcacagaggggcagagcatGTGGCACCTCTCCAGTGACAGTGAACTCACCTACCCAATGCTCGGTGGGCTGAGCGCAGGAGAGTGAAGGAGCTGGTCTTCAGGATCAGTCAGCTGCTTCCTTTGCTGCTCTTTTGTGCTTGTCTTTTAGACA
This sequence is a window from Poecile atricapillus isolate bPoeAtr1 chromosome 27, bPoeAtr1.hap1, whole genome shotgun sequence. Protein-coding genes within it:
- the LOC131588708 gene encoding ubiquitin carboxyl-terminal hydrolase 17-like protein 6 → MATRGNDFFIAEGIAPPERILFPPEKIYMVWQQQQSAGAGLFNVGNTCFLNAVLQCLTYTPPLANYLLSREHSKACQQQGFCMMCTMEAHVNKVLHSPVRQTSSFLGIGEHFQLGMQEDAHDFLCCTVNAMQRACLSASSDLDLSSESTTIIHQIFGGFLRSRVTCFSCKAVSDSYEAFLDVPLDINAASSLTAALEEFVTPEQLDGENCFKCNKCKEKVAASKRFTIHCAPKVLTVCLKRFDCLTGGKMNKAVEYPEYLDLRPYMSEADGEPLYYSLYAVLVHSGDSCHEGHYFCYTKASNGLWYQMDDECVELRSIDTALGQQAYLLFYARCSDLRLGQKASSSLAPSYAPSILSQWAASSKPVASVVPQVLPDRTKDMVLSVEDPGQEEAQSGSPLWGKEACSYVMDTTGCDDATGRNTGPPCFGHDQHVDDAPSGPSNRSLESACGPGDAWEETLLRQKETSSSVWSGYDLHSRK